A window of Plasmodium brasilianum strain Bolivian I chromosome 8, whole genome shotgun sequence contains these coding sequences:
- a CDS encoding hypothetical protein (conserved Plasmodium protein), translated as MARRLASLFNNVGHLRCDLNCLNSGKVKSSNVHLCDFQSLKTNREDSINEQYNYTYSEDLYKLKNSYGMCEYYINDGNLNQDIIYSVGANEFSFNNNAYVYDNNKWSNSEKRLYNVTELEDEVIVDKMPCSCLGGYKKKDSSNNGEYYPNLYPQQHNIIINTRGTVIDGHNKNNHVKKIPSHLYSEIVNESTCNHHSFNDINDYDNTENFLKEQNKSITKEKQKEKKKKIIRDAQNGTGFKNRFFNFSLYTKGGSAISNSSHSNGDRCSDASSEFLSVISGAKSNI; from the coding sequence AAAAGTTAAATCTTCGAATGTACATTTATGTGATTTTCAATCACTAAAAACAAATCGAGAGGACTCGATAAATGAGCAATATAACTACACATATTCCGAAgacttatataaattaaaaaatagctATGGTATGtgtgaatattatattaacgATGGTAATCTAAATCAAGATATAATCTATAGCGTAGGCGCAAATGAATTtagttttaataataatgcatATGTTTATGATAACAATAAGTGGAGCAATAGTGAAAAGAGGTTATATAATGTAACTGAATTAGAGGATGAGGTAATAGTAGATAAAATGCCTTGTAGTTGTTTGGGgggttataaaaaaaaagactcaTCGAATAATGGAGAATATTATCCAAATTTATATCCTCAacaacataatataataattaatacaaGAGGAACTGTAATTGATGggcataataaaaataatcacGTTAAAAAAATCCCTAGCCATTTATATAGTGAAATAGTTAATGAATCGACATGTAATCACCATTCCTTTAACGACATAAATGATTATGATAAtacagaaaattttttaaaagaacaaaacaaaagcatcactaaagaaaaacaaaaagaaaaaaaaaaaaaaataataagggATGCACAAAATGGTACTGGATTCAAAAACaggttttttaatttcagcTTATATACTAAAGGTGGATCAGCAATATCGAACTCTTCTCATTCAAATGGAGACAGGTGTTCCGATGCTTCATCCGAATTCCTTTCCGTTATTAGTGGTGCAAAATCGAATATATAA
- a CDS encoding T-complex protein 1 subunit eta has translation MSHLMSLPIVLLKEGTDKSQGKSQIIRNINACQIVVDIVKTTLGPRGMDKLIYTDRDVTITNDGATVMNLLNITHPAASILVDIAKSQDDEVGDGTTSVVVVAGELLNEAKGLLNDGIEPNMIIDGFRNACNVAISKLNDLSLNFVNKSEEEKRNILLKCAQTALNSKLVSNHKSFFAELVVNAVYKLGDNLDKLNIGIKKVTGGSCLDTQLIYGVAFKKTFSYAGFEQQPKRLQNPKILLLNVELELKAEKENAEVRIENPNEYNSIVQAEWEIIFKKLNLIKDSGANIVLSRLPIGDIATQFFADNDIFCAGRVEDADLKRTAHATGAIVQTSLYNLNENILGTCGDFEEVQIGNERYNIFKECLKSKSVTIILRGGAKQFIEEVERSINDAIMIVLRCISNSEIVPGAGSIEMQLSKYLRIYSRSIYNKEQIVLYSFAKALESIPRYLSHNAGYDSTDILNKLRKKHSEETNVVWYGVDCLEGDIINAYDLCIFEVTKIKRNVIYSATEAACLILSIDETIKNPSSADKAPRNPYA, from the exons ATGAGTCACTTAATG TCACTTCCAATCGTGTTGCTGAAGGAAGGAACAGATAAATCCCAAGGGAAGAGTCAAATAATCCGAAATATTAACGCATGCCAGATAGTAGTAGATATAGTAAAAACAACTCTAGGACCTAGAGGTATGGACAAATTGATATATACAGATCGCGACGTAACGATTACTAATGATGGAGCAACTGTAATGAATCTGTTAAACATAACTCATCCAGCTGCATCAATATTAGTGGACATAGCAAAATCTCAAGATGATGAAGTAGGAGATGGAACAACATCCGTAGTTGTAGTAGCTGGTGAGTTGTTAAACGAAGCAAAGGGATTATTAAATGATGGAATTGAACCAAACATGATAATTGATGGGTTCAGAAATGCATGTAATGTAGCAATAAGTAAATTAAATGACTTAAgtttaaattttgtaaacaaaagtgaagaagaaaaaagaaatattttattaaaatgtgcACAGACAGCATTAAATTCTAAGTTGGTTTCTAATCATAAATCGTTTTTTGCCGAATTAGTAGTTAATGCAGTTTATAAACTAGGTGATAATttagataaattaaatataggAATTAAGAAGGTAACAGGAGGATCATGTCTTGACACACAATTAATATATGGTGttgcttttaaaaaaacattttcctATGCAGGATTTGAACAACAACCGAAAAGATTACAGAAtccaaaaattttattattgaatGTGGAATTAGAATTAAAGGCAGAGAAGGAAAATGCAGAAGTGAGAATAGAAAACCCTAATGAATATAACTCGATTGTACAAGCTGAATGGGagataatatttaaaaagttaaatttaataaaagataGTGGAGCTAATATTGTTTTGTCAAGACTTCCAATCGGTGATATAGCTACACAATTTTTTGCAGATAATGATATATTCTGTGCAGGTAGAGTTGAAGATGCAGATTTAAAAAGAACTGCACATGCAACAGGAGCAATTGTTCAAAcatctttatataatttaaatgaaaatattttaggtACATGTGGTGACTTTGAAGAAGTTCAGATAGGTAATGAGAGATATAATATCTTTAAAGAAtgtttaaaaagtaaatcagttactattattttaagGGGAGGAGCTAAACAATTCATTGAAGAAGTAGAGAGATCAATTAATGATGCTATTATGATAGTACTTAGATGTATAAGCAATTCAGAAATAGTACCAGGTGCTGGTTCTATAGAAATGCAATTATCGAAATATTTAAGGATATATAGTAgatctatatataataaagaacaaatagttttatattcatttgcAAAGGCTTTGGAATCTATTCCACGATATCTTTCACACAATGCAGGTTATGACTCAACAGACATTCTAAacaaattaagaaaaaaacattCAGAAGAAACGAATGTCGTTTGGTATGGTGTGGATTGCTTAGAAGGAGATATCATTAACGCATATGATCTTTGTATTTTCGAAGttacaaaaattaagagAAACGTAATTTATAGTGCCACAGAAGCTGCGTGTCTAATTTTGTCCATCGATGAGACGATAAAAAATCCAAGCAGCGCGGATAAGGCTCCCAGGAACCCTTATGCATGA
- a CDS encoding zinc finger protein, producing the protein MNDKIVIREPLFIAPSEHKSNVLKYENYNFNNGRNDTTNLMNHISISLPYQKNDITKNDENRDEKRPLDINEKENMNCFVNKKNGNFDLKNNEKNMIKSYIKGEINTNYNIIDNMYDVYYTNKSNKNLNEFLKHININHTAPCIGEFRTCMNCFLNISTLFCKTCNLFLCAICNIQLHKNSPDHVINVASSGLYENNYKFNDIILKEKNKWLVELGNGVPIKIREKCPIHVNEYVKYACKTCSYTLLCSDCLLNDPVHVQNKSKGGESYYCEGENKKKKKKTENGSTTNVDDLNQTEHNNVNNVNNVNNVNNINNVNNINNNCGNSKNLNTCTNLAQKKKNSCHGHKKEKTQNIVSLSEFEDKKKKSNSESYSDGKSNSSDDDNSNGNPKCDPNCNRDNNRASNQHSSGSSNDIEGLKPGFKLMRGNHEILTLVDAKNEIKEELKSKLDLLNKKSLVLKNTIPALRNIYKYGKIICKNNKRSIRACFIATNSYLEKKKMDMQENLKILQDKSTNFLNKLDKERTNYRSYLEKKRNEIQHMVKLSNRNAGLSLDYYVQKLESFKCLFFTKDNLIDIEKKLEIPHSQIKSEHLCSLIYDMKNDILNSKKNINNISQKIKNEFQYLFNSNTEIPIYPAHFRDFLQKRIFNKERIQPISNDTKKRQQYFHVIPFTDFYMNIEITYQQQFLRKDSLHQKWEMRTVSIRSVYLCIHTHADPIRSDKRGHDEGKYERSDEVEVEEGLETGVVALESVPAVTSVEGRRKETALMRMKNPGNTYSEKGKGTNTANWSEKNDNEDYCTNYDPKSRSCGSHLEPKNAVNNLNNDIESIVSLSNVNIKPFSDPNISNITILEKRIYPYGIELTEYNDKNDLVGYWLLTKKNETEVNALLHVLINIKKNNKSSALIPSFHPKINMNNPFFKYHENNISTVYKHFASNIIEQSYIHQLCNNSETHQRNRYSGERRERQGSIETLDGSNGTNACSASNEHNGRNYEQELPVKHSSLLQYYNDLEDLGSSKKMQHLKIDSFITNSFSVSGDSESHALDKLPQEQEEETETENVINLLNKFTLPKSDQPNNILSQVLRKSDFISECSNSSTHEQVRRSNPIRFRNTDYNSSNKFEDTYQNILASKKTNRYCTLQKLLKKDQEWNDHNTPDVNIKYVKQNLVHEGKHSLPLNLESNFSNDNWVDCVNSGANIVKMNGSEEEAIKIGGSEEEAIKKGENEEEAIKKGEREEGVIKKGESEEGVIIKNTREYFSTDNYPQMGDSVISEQKKTVFRNLSTVQDSKNAVTSSGCSVYHDVMDNITVNSTLSSTCIRTCTSTSSSSEKNKTNNSQLYNSNSYALHHTAEEGHWLQNDLLQNDLEGGGAYKISTTISRKSDIINGSINVGISGGINRGTIDRVTTMGASARIGSDSTSNSNLNSTVDKNDSERNKNYDGIPCEMLSDGYKNNGNNDSAKMDEHDEHWLGNLDIKGDTHVDPMTSQNCNSGDNSKRFLSSIPRQCNDSNVVCDNGSILNKDIVGHKKKGKTVYNDEEKKSMLEVELFKLNDHIHKFLQNLSYSHSNNCINANLECDKWQGQNISKSKNYPSIKQSRCTGKNNFEKMKKYGSKENMINGYTISEDSANRSNMIVKCGDIANANRVNGTWGTNIGSNTAYADKGTSRDSNLDNVHSINCELEDQGLLFGRASGSANEKYFNERSTSLPLTPSSSSAAEREEDISFVHIRQGESTCCTRLGTKECMLVGTHRGSSTQEGKNSTCECLTYNRYEMENISNNFMYEEAADEGNIHHTCFEKIKYATRNMNRENASQDNMMYAKGSKGLCSYNFGNDGEREINFEGTNGWKKCSYVLDENKNGKIASCNNCITQNNKKNKEKLYYVKNEEGKRMSDKYKTNSHNIAHVEIKQYLAPLHNSYHNDDEIVKLRTKQQDAEAEEQKEVEKYGENSFNSIENGNYIEKDEKYLEISDFFKKEQSSNYYHRSYSLDTSTKCLGDRSVSFHIDGKAQMIKELRKIQGKVEKKIKKYKLKIDEERKVAPPKKNYKNGATNGLSSSDSSDRRRNMRSTYADENWRNPVPANLIDHVLSQIGSKKIGL; encoded by the coding sequence ATGAATGATAAGATAGTTATCCGTGAACCTTTGTTCATTGCACCCAGTGAACATAAAAGTAATGTActgaaatatgaaaattacaattttaataatggAAGAAATGATACTACGAACTTGATGAATCATATAAGTATAAGTCTGCCTTACCAAAAAAATGATATCACAAAGAATGACGAGAATAGGGATGAAAAAAGACCACTtgatattaatgaaaaagaaaatatgaactgctttgttaataaaaaaaatggaaattttgatttaaaaaataatgaaaaaaatatgatcaaGTCCTACATAAAAGgagaaataaatacaaattataatataatagatAATATGTATGATGTTTATTACactaataaaagtaataaaaatttaaatgagtttcttaaacatataaatataaatcataCAGCTCCATGTATAGGTGAATTTAGGACTTGTATGAATTGCTTCTTAAACATTTCTACATTGTTTTGTAAAacttgtaatttatttttgtgcgCAATTTGTAATATCCAGTTACACAAAAATAGCCCTGATCATGTTATTAATGTAGCTAGCAGTggattatatgaaaataattataaatttaatgatatcatattaaaagaaaaaaacaaatggcTTGTTGAGCTTGGTAATGGTGTGCCAATCAAAATTAGAGAAAAATGTCCAATACATGTAAATGAGTATGTAAAATATGCTTGCAAAACTTGCAGTTACACTCTTTTGTGTTCAGATTGTTTGCTGAACGATCCTGTACACGTTCAGAACAAAAGTAAAGGTGGTGAAAGTTATTACTGTGAAGgggagaataaaaaaaaaaaaaaaaaaaccgaGAATGGAAGCACCACTAACGTGGATGATCTTAACCAGACAGAGCATAACAATGTCAACAATGTCAACAATGTCAACAATGTCAACAATATCAACAATGTCAACAATATCAATAATAATTGCGGTAATTCAAAAAACCTGAACACCTGCACAAATTTAgctcagaaaaaaaaaaattcatgtCATGGtcataaaaaagagaaaacgCAAAATATAGTCAGCTTAAGCGAATTTGAAgacaagaaaaagaaaagcaacAGTGAAAGTTATAGTGACGGTAAAAGTAATAGCAGTGATGATGATAACAGTAATGGTAACCCCAAATGCGACCCTAATTGTAACCGCGATAACAATCGTGCCTCTAACCAACACAGTAGTGGAAGTAGTAACGACATAGAGGGGTTGAAACCCGGGTTTAAGCTAATGAGAGGAAACCACGAAATTTTAACTCTGGTGGatgcaaaaaatgaaataaaagaagagcTCAAGAGTAAATTGGActtattaaacaaaaaatcgttagttttaaaaaataccaTACCTGCACtgagaaatatttataaatatggtaaaattatatgtaaaaataataagagaTCAATAAGGGCATGTTTCATAGCTACAAATAGTtatcttgaaaaaaaaaaaatggacatgcaagaaaatttaaaaattttgcaaGATAAAAgtactaattttttaaataagttaGATAAAGAAAGAACAAATTACAGAAGTTatttagagaaaaaaagaaatgaaatacAACACATGGTTAAACTAAGTAATCGAAATGCTGGTTTATCATTGGATTATTATGTACAAAAGTTAGAAtcttttaaatgtttattttttacaaaagacAATTTAATAGATATTGAAAAGAAACTAGAAATTCCTCATTCTCAAATAAAATCTGAACACTTATGTTCTCTAATTTATGATATGAAAAATGATATtctaaattcaaaaaaaaatataaataatatatcacaaaaaattaaaaatgaatttcaGTATCTGTTTAATTCGAATACTGAAATTCCTATTTATCCTGCACACTTTAGagattttttacaaaaaagaatatttaataaagaaaGAATACAACCAATTAGCAATGacacaaaaaaaagacaacAATATTTTCATGTAATTCCCTTTACTGACTTTTATATGAACATTGAAATTACATATCAACAACAATTTTTGAGAAAGGATTCCTTGCACCAAAAATGGGAAATGAGAACTGTGTCCATTCGTTCGGTTTACTTGTGTATACACACGCATGCGGATCCTATACGCAGTGATAAAAGAGGACATGACGAAGGAAAATATGAGCGTAGCGATGAAGTAGAAGTGGAAGAAGGGTTAGAAACGGGGGTAGTAGCTCTAGAGTCTGTACCTGCTGTAACATCTGTCGAAGGGAGAAGAAAAGAAACTGCTTTGATGAGGATGAAAAATCCAGGAAACACTTACTCAGAGAAAGGTAAAGGCACCAATACTGCAAATTGGAGTGAGAAGAATGATAATGAAGACTACTGTACAAATTATGATCCAAAGAGTAGGTCGTGTGGTAGTCATCTCGAACCGAAAAATGCAGTGAATAACCTAAACAATGATATCGAATCCATTGTAAGTCTTagtaatgtaaatattaaacCATTCAGTGATCctaatatttctaatataactattttagaaaaaagaatttaccCATATGGAATAGAGCTAACTgaatataatgataaaaacgATTTAGTCGGTTACTGGttgttaacaaaaaaaaatgaaacagaGGTTAATGCTCTTTTGCATGtactaattaatattaaaaagaataataaatctTCTGCTCTTATTCCTTCTTTTCATCCcaaaattaatatgaataatcCTTTCTTTAAGTatcatgaaaataatataagtactgtatataaacattttgcTTCAAATATTATTGAACAGTCGTACATTCACCAGCTGTGTAATAATTCCGAAACACATCAGAGGAACAGGTATTCAGGCGAAAGGCGCGAAAGACAAGGGAGCATAGAAACTTTAGATGGTAGTAATGGAACTAATGCATGTAGTGCAAGTAACGAACATAATGGACGCAATTATGAACAGGAGCTCCCTGTAAAGCATTCATCCTTGCTACAGTATTACAACGATTTGGAAGACTTAGGgtcttcaaaaaaaatgcaacATTTGAAAATTGACAGTTTTATCACCAACTCGTTCAGTGTATCGGGGGATTCTGAAAGTCATGCTTTGGATAAGCTACCACAAGAGCAGGAGGAGGAGACTGAAACTGAGAATGTCATAAACTTATTGAACAAATTCACGTTACCAAAAAGCGATCAACCAAATAATATACTATCACAAGTATTAAGAAAAAGCGATTTCATATCAGAATGTAGTAACTCTAGTACGCATGAACAGGTCAGGAGAAGTAATCCCATACGATTCAGAAATACTGATTACAATTCATCTAACAAATTTGAAGACACATATCAAAACATCTTGGCaagtaaaaaaacaaatagatATTGTACTCttcaaaaattattgaaaaagGATCAAGAATGGAATGACCATAATACCCCtgatgtaaatataaaatatgtaaagcAAAATTTAGTTCATGAAGGAAAACATTCTCTTCCATTAAACCTCGAATCGAACTTTTCGAACGACAACTGGGTAGATTGTGTTAACAGTGGGGCGAATATAGTGAAAATGAATGGAAGTGAAGAAGAGGCGATAAAAATAGGCGGAAGTGAAGAAGAGGCGATAAAAAAAGGcgaaaatgaagaagaggCGATAAAAAAAGGCGAACGTGAAGAAGGGGTGATAAAAAAAGGCGAAAGTGAAGAAGGGGTGATAATAAAGAATACTCGGGAGTACTTCAGTACAGACAATTATCCTCAAATGGGAGACTCTGTAATAAGTGAGCAGAAGAAAACTGTCTTTCGTAACCTCTCAACTGTTCAAGATAGTAAGAATGCAGTCACAAGCAGTGGATGCTCTGTGTACCATGATGTAATGGACAACATCACAGTCAACAGTACATTAAGCAGTACATGCATAAGAACGTGCACCAGCACCTCTAGTAGTAGTGAAAAGAACAAAACGAACAATAGTCAACTGTATAATAGCAATAGTTATGCCCTCCATCATACTGCAGAAGAAGGACATTGGTTGCAGAATGATTTGCTGCAGAATGACCTGGAGGGGGGAGGTGCTTATAAAATTAGCACCACTATAAGCAGAAAGAGTGATATCATCAATGGAAGCATCAATGTTGGCATCAGTGGCGGAATCAACAGAGGTACCATTGACAGAGTAACTACCATGGGTGCTTCTGCCCGAATTGGTAGCGACTCTACATCAAACAGTAACCTAAACAGTACTGTAGATAAAAATGATAGTGAGAGAAATAAGAATTACGATGGGATCCCCTGTGAGATGTTGTCAGATGGGTATAAgaataatggtaataatgaTTCTGCAAAAATGGACGAACATGATGAACATTGGTTAGGCAACCTGGACATAAAAGGAGATACACATGTAGATCCAATGACTAGCCAAAATTGTAATTCGGGTGATAATAGTAAAAGATTTTTAAGCAGCATACCCAGACAGTGTAATGACTCAAACGTGGTGTGTGATAATGGATCAATTTTAAATAAGGATATTGTtggacataaaaaaaaaggtaaaactGTATACAATgatgaagaaaagaaaagtatgCTGGAAgtagaattatttaaattaaatgaccatattcataaatttttgcaaaatttaaGCTATTCACATAGTAATAATTGTATTAACGCTAATTTAGAATGTGATAAATGGCAAGGACAAAATATAAGTAAGAGTAAAAACTATCCAAGTATTAAACAGTCCAGATGTACAGGCAAAaacaattttgaaaaaatgaaaaaatatggtTCTAAAGAAAATATGATTAATGGTTATACTATTTCTGAGGATAGTGCAAATCGGTCAAACATGATCGTGAAATGTGGAGATATTGCAAATGCAAATCGTGTAAACGGTACGTGGGGTACTAATATCGGGAGTAATACTGCTTATGCTGATAAAGGCACTTCCCGCGATTCGAATCTTGACAACGTTCATTCGATAAACTGTGAACTGGAGGACCAGGGACTACTTTTCGGTCGCGCAAGTGGCAGTGCTAACGAGAAATATTTCAATGAAAGGAGCACATCATTACCATTAACACCATCTTCTTCTAGTGCTGCTGAACGTGAGGAAGACATATCTTTCGTACATATACGGCAAGGTGAGAGTACATGCTGCACACGCTTGGGCACAAAAGAGTGCATGCTTGTAGGTACACATCGGGGGAGCAGTACACAGGAAGGGAAAAATAGCACTTGTGAGTGCCTAACCTATAATAGATAcgaaatggaaaatatttcaaataactTCATGTATGAAGAAGCCGCTGATGAGGGGAACATACATCATACATGCttcgaaaaaataaaatatgcaacAAGGAATATGAATAGAGAAAATGCTTCACAAGATAATATGATGTATGCTAAGGGGTCAAAAGGTTTATGCAGTTATAATTTTGGAAATGATGGAGAGAGAGAAATCAATTTCGAAGGAACAAACGGATGGAAAAAATGTAGTTACGTAttagatgaaaataaaaatggtaaaatagCTAGCTGTAATAACTGTATCactcaaaataataaaaaaaataaggaaaaattatattacgtaaaaaatgaagaggGAAAAAGGATGtctgataaatataaaactaaTAGTCATAATATCGCTCATGTAGAAATTAAACAATATTTAGCACCATTGCATAACTCATATCATAATGATGATGAAATTGTAAAGCTGAGGACTAAACAACAGGATGCAGAAGCGGAAGAACAAAAGGAGGTAGAGAAATATGGAGAAAATTCATTCAATTCGATAGAGAATGGtaattatattgaaaaagatgaaaagtACTTGGAAATTTCTgactttttcaaaaaagagCAAAGTAGCAACTATTATCATCGTAGTTATAGTTTAGATACATCTACTAAATGCTTAGGAGATAGATCTGTATCTTTTCATATAGATGGGAAAGCACAGATGATAAAggaattaagaaaaattcaAGGAAAAgttgaaaagaaaataaaaaagtacaaGCTCAAAATTGATGAAGAGCGGAAAGTTGCTCCCCCCAAAAAAAACTACAAAAATGGAGCTACGAATGGGCTTAGCAGTAGTGATAGCAGTGACCGTAGAAGAAATATGCGGAGTACTTATGCAGACGAAAATTGGCGGAATCCTGTTCCTGCCAACCTTATAGACCACGTGCTCAGTCAGATAGGCAGTAAAAAGATAGGACTGTAA
- a CDS encoding DNA polymerase delta small subunit: MNAEVTDKDVKDIIKHINVVGSANGRTGECINGSSEDFTNGFENDGADETATSNECEFPLSKKIKKQHYCYENLSKEFVLTNPTYTQQFSEIYSIRIKIMKKLLMRTVEALNGEDINIKKEEERYNILNYLKEIKVNEKCYCIGTLFKKMQLRPSILKEYLSEIDSCDNIINYSHDEDVLFLEDETARLKLEGNINSADYITGLTIIIKGIGMSNGSLYVEELIYSYTPKLDIHTCISNDNKYILFVSGLYINELNKNVNNLSLLRNFILGLHGDKTLSANLIRLVIVGNSLSNINNDEKDLNTIDIFLSSLCSAVYVDLMPGEKDPSDANLPQQPFPNFFFKKSKKYNSFQCVTNPYIFSIDNVNICCMSGESVHNIISYSQNTKINALRMIAKSRILSPTSPDTLGCYPFTKNDPFCLHDDKTYPHIFVNGNCNQLEIEYMQNGTNKLPLLVCLPSFDITPKALLINIKNMQYKILTFDTHSAP, encoded by the coding sequence ATGAACGCGGAAGTAACCGACAAAGACGTTaaggatataataaaacacaTTAACGTGGTTGGAAGTGCCAATGGACGTACTGGTGAATGCATAAATGGAAGTTCTGAAGACTTTACAAATGGCTTCGAAAATGACGGCGCTGATGAAACTGCCACATCGAACGAGTGTGAGTTTCCACtgagcaaaaaaataaaaaagcagCACTACTGTTACGAAAACTTGTCAAAAGAGTTTGTGCTTACCAATCCCACATACACCCAGCAGTTCAGTGAGATATATTCGATTCgcattaaaataatgaaaaagctACTAATGAGAACTGTGGAAGCGTTAAATGGtgaagatataaatataaaaaaggaggaagaaagatataatatattaaactatttaaaagaaataaaagttaACGAGAAATGTTATTGTATAGGTactctttttaaaaagatgCAGTTAAGACCATCTATTCTGAAGGAATATTTAAGTGAAATAGATTCAtgtgataatattattaattactCGCATGATGAAGACGTTCTATTTTTAGAAGATGAAACAGCTAGATTGAAATTAGaaggaaatataaatagtgCTGATTACATTACAGGATtgacaataataataaaaggaatagGTATGAGTAACGGGTCATTGTATGTAgaagaattaatatattcatacacCCCCAAATTAGATATACATACTTGTAttagtaatgataataagtatatattatttgtttcaggattatatattaatgaactaaataaaaatgtaaataatttatctttGTTAAGAAATTTCATTTTAGGTCTACATGGAGATAAAACACTTTCTGCAAATTTAATTCGATTAGTAATAGTTGGAAATTCACTTagcaatataaataatgatgaaaagGATTTAAATACAATTGATATATTCCTTTCTTCTTTATGTTCTGCTGTGTATGTAGATCTAATGCCAGGTGAAAAAGATCCTAGTGATGCTAATTTACCTCAACAACCTtttcctaattttttttttaagaaatcaAAAAAGTATAACTCATTTCAGTGTGTAACAaatccatatattttttctatcgacaatgtaaatatttgttgTATGTCTGGTGAATctgttcataatattatttcttattcCCAAAACACCAAAATAAATGCACTCAGAATGATAGCCAAAAGTCGAATATTATCTCCTACATCCCCTGATACCCTAGGTTGTTACCCCTTTACTAAAAATGATCCTTTCTGTTTACATGATGATAAAACTTATCctcatatttttgttaatggGAATTGCAATCAATTAGAAATTGAGTATATGCAAAAtggaacaaataaattaccTCTCTTAGTATGCCTCCCAAGCTTCGATATTACCCCCAAAGCTTTActcattaatataaaaaatatgcagtataaaattttaacattCGACACACACAGTGCCCCATAA